Proteins encoded together in one Corynebacterium liangguodongii window:
- the asnB gene encoding asparagine synthase (glutamine-hydrolyzing), giving the protein MCGLVGFLAANRDASEYIGAVEGALPCMYHRGPDAAGTWNDSDAVFGFNRLAIIDIAHSDQPLRWGPAEDPQRYALVFNGEIYNYLELREELTAAGYTFATEGDGETIVVGYHHFGKAVVEHLRGMFAFLIWDTRTRTMFAARDQFGIKPLYFATTPRGTVFASEKKSILAMAEAIGLDLGLDRRAIEHYVDLQYVPEPESLHGGIRRVESGCTVTLRPGEEVSPRRYFRPSFSTTPVRGGSEQELYKAIAGALEDSVEKHMRADVTVGSFLSGGIDSTAIATLAKRHNPNLLTFTTGFEREGYSEVDVAAESAEAIGVEHIVKIVSPEEFAGAIPEIMWYLDDPVADPALVPLYFVAQEARKHVKVVLSGEGADELFGGYTIYKEPLSLAPFEKIPAPLNRGLNRLSRILPEGMKGKSLLERGTTPIEDRYYGNARSFNFAQLQRVIPWAKPEWDHREVTAPIYAASTEMDPVARMQNLDLFTWMRGDILVKADKMNMANSLELRVPFLDKEVFRVAQTIPVDQKITHGTTKYALRKAMESIVPAHVLHRKKLGFPVPLRHWLAGDELYGWAEDTIKASGTDEIFNIPEVLAMLKEHREGVSDHSRRLWTVLAFMIWHGIFVEHRIDPGIERKDYPVTL; this is encoded by the coding sequence ATGTGCGGTCTCGTCGGCTTTTTGGCAGCCAACCGCGACGCATCGGAATACATCGGCGCCGTCGAGGGGGCTTTGCCCTGCATGTACCACCGGGGGCCGGATGCGGCGGGGACCTGGAACGACTCTGACGCCGTCTTCGGTTTCAACCGGCTGGCCATTATCGATATCGCCCATTCCGACCAGCCGCTGCGCTGGGGACCGGCCGAGGACCCGCAGCGCTACGCGCTGGTGTTTAACGGGGAGATCTACAACTACCTCGAGCTGCGCGAGGAGCTCACCGCCGCGGGATACACCTTCGCCACCGAGGGAGACGGCGAGACGATCGTGGTGGGCTACCACCACTTCGGTAAGGCCGTAGTCGAGCACCTGCGGGGCATGTTTGCGTTCCTCATCTGGGATACCCGCACCCGCACGATGTTCGCGGCCCGCGACCAGTTCGGGATCAAACCGCTCTACTTTGCCACTACCCCGCGCGGCACGGTGTTTGCCTCGGAGAAGAAATCGATCCTCGCGATGGCCGAGGCCATAGGCCTCGACCTCGGGCTCGACCGCCGCGCGATCGAGCACTACGTGGACCTGCAGTACGTGCCCGAGCCCGAGAGCCTCCACGGGGGGATCAGGCGCGTGGAATCCGGGTGCACGGTCACGCTCCGCCCCGGCGAGGAGGTCTCGCCGCGGCGCTACTTCCGCCCCTCGTTTTCCACCACGCCCGTGCGCGGGGGCTCCGAGCAGGAGCTGTACAAGGCTATCGCCGGGGCGCTGGAAGATAGCGTCGAAAAGCACATGCGTGCCGACGTCACAGTCGGCTCCTTCCTCTCTGGCGGCATCGACTCGACCGCCATTGCCACCCTGGCCAAGCGCCACAACCCCAACCTGTTGACCTTTACCACGGGGTTCGAGCGGGAGGGCTACTCCGAAGTCGACGTCGCCGCCGAATCGGCCGAAGCCATCGGCGTCGAGCACATCGTCAAGATCGTCAGCCCCGAGGAATTCGCCGGCGCGATCCCGGAGATCATGTGGTACCTCGATGACCCCGTCGCAGACCCGGCCCTCGTCCCGCTCTACTTCGTGGCACAAGAGGCGCGCAAGCACGTCAAGGTCGTGCTCTCCGGCGAGGGCGCCGACGAGCTCTTCGGCGGCTACACCATCTACAAAGAGCCGCTCTCGCTCGCGCCGTTTGAGAAGATCCCCGCCCCGCTCAACCGTGGCCTCAACCGGTTAAGCCGCATCCTGCCCGAGGGCATGAAGGGCAAGAGCCTGCTCGAGCGCGGCACCACCCCGATCGAGGACCGCTACTACGGCAACGCCCGGTCGTTCAACTTCGCCCAGCTCCAGCGCGTCATCCCCTGGGCCAAGCCCGAGTGGGATCACCGCGAGGTCACCGCCCCCATCTACGCCGCCTCCACCGAGATGGACCCGGTGGCGCGGATGCAAAACCTCGACCTGTTCACGTGGATGCGCGGAGACATCCTGGTCAAGGCGGACAAGATGAACATGGCCAACTCCTTGGAGCTGCGCGTGCCCTTTTTGGATAAGGAGGTCTTCCGGGTCGCCCAAACGATCCCCGTCGACCAAAAGATCACGCACGGCACCACCAAATACGCCCTGCGCAAGGCGATGGAGTCGATCGTCCCGGCGCACGTGCTGCACCGCAAGAAGCTGGGATTCCCGGTCCCGCTGCGCCACTGGCTCGCCGGCGACGAACTCTACGGGTGGGCCGAGGACACCATCAAGGCCTCCGGCACCGACGAGATCTTCAACATCCCCGAGGTCCTCGCGATGCTCAAG